Part of the Deinococcus malanensis genome is shown below.
GGTGAAGGTGGAGTACATCAAGGGCGGCGCCCTGGTGACCACCACGCTCGAAGCCCTGATTGCTCCCTGAAGTCAGTCGATACCTGCAGGGCCACACTGTTCAGGCGGTGTGGCTCTATTTTTATGGTCGGCCGGACAGTTGGCGCAGCAGACCGGCCAGACCGGCCGCGTTCTGCTCCAGCGTGTGCCCGCCAAGCACACGCTCGCGGGCGGCCTTACCCATGCGCCCCAGATGCTCTGGATGCGCTGCAAGGCTGCGCAGGGCAGTGGCGTATCCAGACACGCCACTGCCCACCAGCAGCCCCTCCTGTCCAAAGGTGACCAGTTCACGCTGCGCCGGAATGTCGTTGGTGACCACCGGCGTCCCGCTGCTCAGCGCCTCCAGGGTTGCCAGCGACTGATTCTCCGCGATGGTCGGTTGCAGAACCACGTCCGCAGCGCGGTACAGCTCAGGCATGTCATCCCGCTTGCCGAAGAAGCGCACGTTGGGAGTCGCCACGCGCCGCAAAACGCCTTCTAGATACCCGGTGCCGACCAGCACGAAGTCCAGATGCGGAACAGCGCGGGCCACGGCCATGACAGCCGGGTGGTTCTTCTCGATGCTCATACGGGCAGGGACCAGGACCGTGAAGCGTCGAAAGTCGTACGCCTTGCGCAGGGTCCGCCGCTCTGCATCTGACGCCGGACAGAATTTATTGACGTCCACACCATTGGGAACGGCATGAACCTGCGACATACGGTGGTGACGCCTGAGGTAGGCGGCCGCCCAGTGTGACACCGTCACGACATGCTGCGCGCCGCGAATGTCCCGGGCCTGCAGAACTTCGTAGAAGGCCCGGTACACCGCCTGTGGCAGGCCTGGAATGTGCAGCATCAACTGGTCGTGAACCAGGGACACGAACGGCCCCTGCAGCGCCGCGTAGTACTTGCGGTAGCCCAGTGCGTTCCAGCTGCTCAGGACCGTCAGGTCAAAGTCTCCTGTGCGCTCGGCCGACACCACCTGCTTCAGGTCCCGGTAGGCATGCACGGGAATGCTGCGCTCCGACAGCTGAGCACGGAAATCGGCGGTACCGGCCGCCGCTGGCATGGCGACCTCGGACTGCACGCCAAATGGGCGCATGGACGGAATGATCTCACGCATGTAGACCTCGCTGCCGCCTACCGCCGGGGCATCAGTCACGAACAGCACGCGGATGGGGACGGGGACAGGCCGGGTCATCCGGCCCACGTTAGCGTGCCCCGCGGCCAGTCAGGTACCGCACCATTTGGGGAATGACGCCGTCCAGACCCGGGCTAGAGTGGGCGGGATGAGTGCCGTGAATCTGCGCGCCATATGGGGCCCGCGCCCACTGCTGAGCGTCGGCGTCAGCATCCTGATTCAGGACGAGGCGGGGCGGGTGCTGCTACAGCGACGGGGCGACGATAGGCTGTGGGGCACACCGGGCGGCGGCCTTGACCCCGGAGAAGACTTTCTTGCTGCTGCCCGCCGCGAGCTGCACGAGGAAACCGGTCTGAACTGCCCGGACCTCACGTGGCTGGGCGTGCACGACGGTCTGGTGAGTGGTCCCGGGTTCCGGCACTGCTATCCCAACGGGCATGAGGTCTTTCAGGTGGGGACCCGCATGCTGGGGCATCTGCCGGCCTCCGCCCTGGAGAACGCGCAGCCCGACGGCAGCGGCGAGACGCTGGAATTGCGCTGGTTCACCCTGGAGGATCTGCCGGCCCTGAGCAGCAATATCAACCACGCCAACCTGAATGTGCTGCGAGGGCGGGCCGGTCTTGCGCCTCTGGCGCTGCTTCCGGTAACCAGTCCTGAAGAAGCCACCCCTTACTGGACCGACCTGCGGCGCGCGGCGGGCCCAGCCCCCCTGTTTGTTCCCGGGGCCAGCGTTCTGGTCACGGATTCTTCTGGCTGCCTGCTGCTGCTCAGGCATGCAGCCACTGACCACTGGGTACTGCCCGGCGGAAAGATGGAGCCCGGCGAGTCCTTTGAGGCCTGTGCTCGACGCGAACTGCTGGAAGAAACGGGACTGGATGCCGCCTCACTGGAACCCAGGGTGCTGCTGGCCGGGCCCGAGTTCCGCTATAAGGACGGGACCGGTGTGTGGGACAGCGTAGGTGTGGTGTTTGAGGCCGGTGAGGTCACGGGCAGGGTAAGCGCGGCTCCAGACGAAATTGCAGAGGCACGCTGGTGTGATGCACAGGAGGTCGGCCGGCTCAGGCTGCTGGGGCTCTATACGCAGCGAGCAGTGGACATCTGGCTTATGGATCAGCTCTCAGTGTCGCGCTGTGCCATCACCACGTAACGTGCCTCGCGGTACGGCATGCCCAGCGGCCCGGCGTGGGCGTCCCAGTCCTCCTGGCGCGCCTCCTGGCCCTGGAATTCACAGCGGGTCAGCCAGTCTCCCCAGGTGGGCGCGTGGGCCAGCACCGAAATCCGCCATTCGGACACCAGCTGCCACCCGGCTGCTCGCAGGCGCTGGGGCACCTGCGGGACGTCCAGGTGTGGGCCGACGTACAGAAACTGCGCTTCTGGAGCGGCCAGGACAGGAAGGTGCGGAATCACAGACGTGGGGCCGCGCCGCGAGACGATCAGATCAAAGGGACCCTGCAAGGCGTCAGGGACCTCCCCGCGTCCGTCCCAGAGATGAAACTCGGCCTGAGGAGCATGACTTTTCGCCAGTTCCAGCAGCTCAGGCTGGCGGTCATAGGCCGTCCAGCGTGCGGCGCGTGGGCCAAAACGCGCGGCATCTGGTCCGTGACCGCAGCCGGCTTCCAGCACCCGTGTGTGCGGGGTCAGCAGACTGTCCAGGGTGATGTCGAAGGTCAGTTCCGGGTCGGGGCCCGACAGCACCCGGGTCCAGGGATGACGATACCCGCCCAGCTCATGGGCCAGGCGGGCGTACCACTCGCGGGAGTGAGGGATTTCAGGGAGCGCTGCAGGAGGCACGGGCCGAGACTATCTGGACCGGCTGCTGGGGCGAATGCGCCAGCTGGCTGATACCCGCACCTGAAGTGACCCCCGAAGATCAGGGCCATGTCGAAGACCAACCAACTGCACCTGATGAATGCCGCCGCAAAGATCCCGCCTGAGCTGGCAGCGGAGTTGCGTCACCTGCTTCAGCACCAGCTCGACCGGCAGGCTGGGCTGCTGGACCTGGGTGGCGTCGATGTGGCGGTGTATGTCTCACCCTGGACCCTTGCCGAGACGGGTGTGGGCGGGTACGCGCCGCTGGGACATTGGGTGCAGGTCACGCTCACTCCGAACCATCCCAGCTTCGCCGCCTGCTGGAAACAGGAAGTTCCGGCGACACTGGCGCACGAACTGCACCATGCCCGTCGCTGGCAGGGAGTGGGCTACGGGCAGACCCTGCTGGAAGTGATGGTCAGCGAAGGTCTGGCACTGCACCATGAGTTGCCGGAGCGTGGCGGCGTCCTTGCACCCTACACGACCGTTCCAGGGGACCTGGATTCGCTCTGGACCAGAGCAGAGCCGCTGCTTGACCGCGAGGACTACGACCACAATGCCTGGTTCTATGGCTCTGCCGCGCAGCACCTTCCACGCTGGGCGGGGTATGCGCTGGGCTTTGAACTGGTACGGCGTTTTCTGGCCACAGAAGGTGGGGACGCTGCCACCTGTGTCGACGTTCCCGCCACTGACCTGAGAACCTTCGCCGGACCGTAGAACGTCCCTGTTGCACCGACCGTTTGTGGCTGCTCAGAGATTTTGCTCATCACAGGGCACGGCCGGAAGGCATTGCTCCCGGCCGAGTTGGCTCTTCAAATTCCAGCGGACTGCGTCAGCTTCATTGATGCCTAGAATGACATCTCGAAAGGAGCTCTGCGCCTGGAATCTGCTGAATGATTCGAGCCGGAGCCTACCTTCGCTTCACTTCTCGCGAATACTCCAGCCCTGAGCGCGCACCGTGTCCATCAGGCGGGTCATGACCGGATCGACTTCCTCATCGGTGAGGGTCCGGACCCCCCGGAAGATCAGGCGAACGGCGATGGACCGCTGGCCTTCCGGAATGGGCGCACCGACATACACATCGAAGGGCTCGACACTTTCAAGCAGCTCACCCGCGGCCTGCTTGAGCACCCCGGCGATCTCACCGTAACTGACACCTTGCGGCGCGATCACCGCGAGGTCACGCCATGCCGCCGGTGCACGGCTGGGATCGCGGAAGCTCCACGTTCTGCCCGGCAGGGGCAGCGCCGCCTCCAGCAAGAAGGTGTCACCCTTCAGCCCGAACTCCTGCGCTATTTCCGGATGCAGGGCACCCAGCCAGCCCACCGGATGCCCGTTCCAGACGATCTCGCCGGCGATGCCAGGATGCAGCGCACCCGGCACGGCCTCACCACGCAGCTGACGCAGTTCAAAGCGGTCACCCAGCGTACCCGCGAGGCTCTCGACCAGTCCCTTGAATACGCTGAAGCCGCCGGCCACCCCTGGCTGATGTGTGCTGGCGGCGAATGGACCCCGCATCAGCAGGCCCAGACGCTCGGTCTCACCAGCAGCCGGGAAGATACGACCGATCTCGAACAGCAGCGCCCGCTCGCCTTTCGGGTGCGCCTGAGCCGCCTTGAGCAGACTGGGGTACAGGGCGGTGCGCAGGCCGGTGCGGTCGGCGCTCAGCGGGTTGCGCAGACGCACACCCGGCATTTCGGTGCGGCCTCGGGCGGCCTCCTCGTCGCTCGTGAAGGTGTAGGTCACCACCTCCTGGAAGCCCAAACCAGCCAGCGTGCGGCGCAGGGTGGCCCGCGCCGTGCTCTCGGCCGCCGCACCAAGATTGCTCTCGTGCACGCGCAGGGTCGGCAGAGTCTCGGGCAGCGCCCCGAAGCCATGCAGGCGGGCGACCTCCTCGGCCAGATCCTGCCAGATGCTCATGTCCACCCGCCAGGAAGGCGGCGTAACGCGCAGCATGTCCTCCTCACCTTCTACTCGGCAGCCCAGGCGGGTCAGGATGGCGCGCATCTCGGCGGTGTCGACATGCATACCCAGCAGCGTGCGGATCTGCTCGCCGGTGGCCTCGATGGGGCCGGGCACTTCCGGCTCCCCGACCAGGGTTACGCCAGGGTGGGCTACGCCCTGGCCATGCTCGGCTAGCAGGTCCGCGACCCGGTCAGCGGCGCGGGGAGAGAGCAGCGGGTCCACACCGCGCTCGTAGCGGTACACGGCGTCGGTCTTGAGGCCCAGGCGGGTACTCGTGCGTCGCAGTAGAACCGGGTCGAAATGCGCCGACTCGATCACCACGTCACGGGTGTCGGCCCGCACATGGCCGTGGTCGCCGCCCATGATGCCGGCAATGCCCAGCACGCCTGAGCCCTGCTGCGGCTGCCGGGCAGTCGTGAACGCCTCAGCCACACTGGGAATGGCCCGCCCACGGCCGTCCAGAATCAGCAGGTCCTCGGGTCCCACGGTGTGCTCGTTGCCCAGCAGGTCGCGCACCACCTCACCCTGGCGCAGACCGAACGACACCAGGATCTGGTCATCCTGCACGTCGCGGCGGTCATACAGCGCGGTCGGCTGGCCCAGTTCCAGCATCACGTAGTTGCTGGTATCCACGATCAGATCAATGGGGCGCATGCCGGCCAGGGTCACGCGGCGCTGCATCCACAGCGGCGCGGGGCCGTTGGTCAGTCCGCCCACCGTGCGGGCCGCGAAGTGGTCACACCCGAAGCGAAGCTTGCGGGAGGGATCGCGTTCCAGCGTCAGGCCGCGCGTGGGTAGCGACACGCGGATCTCCCCTTGTCCAGTGGCTGCTGGTCCGGCTGGCGGCTCACGCAGTTCCAGCTTCAGAAAGGCGGCCAGGTCGCGCGCCAGCCCCAGGGCGCTGAGCACGTCGGCGCGGTTGGGCGTGATCTCGACATCCAGCACCTGATCGGCGGCCCACAGGTTGTGCATGGGCGTGCCGGGCGCGGCGGTGCCGGCCGGGAACAGCATCAGTCCGGCGCTGCTTTCGCCCAGTCCCAGTTCCTTGGCACTGGCCGCCATTCCCCAGGACTCCACGCCCTGCAGTTCCCGGACCCCGTAGGTCATGTCGCCCAGTGTGGTTCCCGGCGCGACCAGCGCGACCATGGTGCCGGCCGGGAGGTCCACGGCGTTGGGGGCGCCGCTGGCAATCGTCTTCTCGCCGTGAGGGCCCACGTCCAGGGTCAGTTTGGTCAGTGCCGTGCCCTCAATGGGCTCAGCTGCTGTCACAGCCACCAGCAACACGCCTTCAGACGGGGCAGCGACCTCTTCGATGCCTTCCAGCGGCAGGCCCAGCTGCGCAAATACCGGCTCCAGCTCGGTTACGGGGGGCAGGGCAGGAATCAGGTCTTGAAGCCAGGAATAGGGAAGTTTCATGCGTTCTCCAGCATTGTGCGGATCAGGGGGTGCAGTTCGGCGGGCACAAGGTTCACCCCGTCCAGGTCGTCCACGCTTACCCACTCGGGGTTGTACCAGTTCTGTTCGCTGTGGCGCACGCCCTCGGGGCCGTCGCCCAGGCGCATCTCACCGCTGCGCCACACCACCCGGAAGTAATGTTCCTGGTTGCCCTGATTTTCCAGGGTCAGCACTTCTTCCAGGACGTCCACCTCCAGGTTGACTTCCTCCAGCAGTTCCCGGGCGCAGGCCTGGGCGGGCGTTTCGCCCTCCTCAATCCCACCGCCGGGCAGGGTGGCGTAGACGCGGCCCTCCTTGCGGCGGCGCATCAGCAGCACGTCCTGCTGCTCGTTGAACAGAATGCCGACGGCGCGGGCCCTCACCCCAGCTCACCCCTGAACTGTCCGATCACACGCGGGTCGTTGGCATAGAAGTAGCGGATGTCGGGGATGCCGTACTTGAGCATGGCGATGCGTTCCGGCCCCAGACCGAAGGCGAAGCCGGTCTTGCCCTCGTAGATCCG
Proteins encoded:
- a CDS encoding glycosyltransferase family 4 protein, which gives rise to MTRPVPVPIRVLFVTDAPAVGGSEVYMREIIPSMRPFGVQSEVAMPAAAGTADFRAQLSERSIPVHAYRDLKQVVSAERTGDFDLTVLSSWNALGYRKYYAALQGPFVSLVHDQLMLHIPGLPQAVYRAFYEVLQARDIRGAQHVVTVSHWAAAYLRRHHRMSQVHAVPNGVDVNKFCPASDAERRTLRKAYDFRRFTVLVPARMSIEKNHPAVMAVARAVPHLDFVLVGTGYLEGVLRRVATPNVRFFGKRDDMPELYRAADVVLQPTIAENQSLATLEALSSGTPVVTNDIPAQRELVTFGQEGLLVGSGVSGYATALRSLAAHPEHLGRMGKAARERVLGGHTLEQNAAGLAGLLRQLSGRP
- a CDS encoding NUDIX domain-containing protein, with amino-acid sequence MSAVNLRAIWGPRPLLSVGVSILIQDEAGRVLLQRRGDDRLWGTPGGGLDPGEDFLAAARRELHEETGLNCPDLTWLGVHDGLVSGPGFRHCYPNGHEVFQVGTRMLGHLPASALENAQPDGSGETLELRWFTLEDLPALSSNINHANLNVLRGRAGLAPLALLPVTSPEEATPYWTDLRRAAGPAPLFVPGASVLVTDSSGCLLLLRHAATDHWVLPGGKMEPGESFEACARRELLEETGLDAASLEPRVLLAGPEFRYKDGTGVWDSVGVVFEAGEVTGRVSAAPDEIAEARWCDAQEVGRLRLLGLYTQRAVDIWLMDQLSVSRCAITT
- a CDS encoding class I SAM-dependent methyltransferase; the encoded protein is MPPAALPEIPHSREWYARLAHELGGYRHPWTRVLSGPDPELTFDITLDSLLTPHTRVLEAGCGHGPDAARFGPRAARWTAYDRQPELLELAKSHAPQAEFHLWDGRGEVPDALQGPFDLIVSRRGPTSVIPHLPVLAAPEAQFLYVGPHLDVPQVPQRLRAAGWQLVSEWRISVLAHAPTWGDWLTRCEFQGQEARQEDWDAHAGPLGMPYREARYVVMAQRDTES
- a CDS encoding DUF2268 domain-containing putative Zn-dependent protease (predicted Zn-dependent protease with a strongly conserved HExxH motif); this translates as MSKTNQLHLMNAAAKIPPELAAELRHLLQHQLDRQAGLLDLGGVDVAVYVSPWTLAETGVGGYAPLGHWVQVTLTPNHPSFAACWKQEVPATLAHELHHARRWQGVGYGQTLLEVMVSEGLALHHELPERGGVLAPYTTVPGDLDSLWTRAEPLLDREDYDHNAWFYGSAAQHLPRWAGYALGFELVRRFLATEGGDAATCVDVPATDLRTFAGP
- a CDS encoding phenylalanine--tRNA ligase subunit beta codes for the protein MKLPYSWLQDLIPALPPVTELEPVFAQLGLPLEGIEEVAAPSEGVLLVAVTAAEPIEGTALTKLTLDVGPHGEKTIASGAPNAVDLPAGTMVALVAPGTTLGDMTYGVRELQGVESWGMAASAKELGLGESSAGLMLFPAGTAAPGTPMHNLWAADQVLDVEITPNRADVLSALGLARDLAAFLKLELREPPAGPAATGQGEIRVSLPTRGLTLERDPSRKLRFGCDHFAARTVGGLTNGPAPLWMQRRVTLAGMRPIDLIVDTSNYVMLELGQPTALYDRRDVQDDQILVSFGLRQGEVVRDLLGNEHTVGPEDLLILDGRGRAIPSVAEAFTTARQPQQGSGVLGIAGIMGGDHGHVRADTRDVVIESAHFDPVLLRRTSTRLGLKTDAVYRYERGVDPLLSPRAADRVADLLAEHGQGVAHPGVTLVGEPEVPGPIEATGEQIRTLLGMHVDTAEMRAILTRLGCRVEGEEDMLRVTPPSWRVDMSIWQDLAEEVARLHGFGALPETLPTLRVHESNLGAAAESTARATLRRTLAGLGFQEVVTYTFTSDEEAARGRTEMPGVRLRNPLSADRTGLRTALYPSLLKAAQAHPKGERALLFEIGRIFPAAGETERLGLLMRGPFAASTHQPGVAGGFSVFKGLVESLAGTLGDRFELRQLRGEAVPGALHPGIAGEIVWNGHPVGWLGALHPEIAQEFGLKGDTFLLEAALPLPGRTWSFRDPSRAPAAWRDLAVIAPQGVSYGEIAGVLKQAAGELLESVEPFDVYVGAPIPEGQRSIAVRLIFRGVRTLTDEEVDPVMTRLMDTVRAQGWSIREK
- a CDS encoding NUDIX hydrolase, yielding MRARAVGILFNEQQDVLLMRRRKEGRVYATLPGGGIEEGETPAQACARELLEEVNLEVDVLEEVLTLENQGNQEHYFRVVWRSGEMRLGDGPEGVRHSEQNWYNPEWVSVDDLDGVNLVPAELHPLIRTMLENA